A stretch of Melospiza melodia melodia isolate bMelMel2 chromosome 24, bMelMel2.pri, whole genome shotgun sequence DNA encodes these proteins:
- the PMP22 gene encoding peripheral myelin protein 22, which translates to MLLLLLGIIVLHVTVLVLLFVSTIVSQWLVNGERAADLWQNCTTGDPFQCMASSSDEWLQAVQAMMILSVIFSVLSLFLFFCQLFTLTKGGRFYITGVFQILAGLCVMSGAAIYTVRHTDWHQASESTSYGFAYILAWLAFPLALASGIVYVILRKRE; encoded by the exons atgctgctgctgctgctggggatcaTCGTGCTGCACGTCACCGTGCTGGTGCTGCTCTTCGTCTCCACCATCGTCAGT CAATGGCTGGTGAACGGCGAGCGTGCGGCAGACCTGTGGCAGAACTGCACCACCGGCGACCCCTTCCAGTGCATGGCATCCTCCTCCGACG aaTGGCTGCAGGCTGTCCAAGCCATGATGATCCTCTCCGTCATCTTCAGTGTGCTGTCGTTGTTCCTGTTCTTCTGCCAGCTCTTCACACTCACCAAGGGCGGCCGCTTCTACATCACCGGAGTCTTCCAGATCCTGGCAG GGCTGTGCGTGATGAGCGGCGCTGCCATCTACACCGTGAGGCACACGGACTGGCACCAAGCCTCGGAAAGCACCTCCTACGGCTTCGCCTACATCCTGGCGTGGCTGGCCTTCCCCCTGGCCCTGGCCAGCGGCATCGTCTACGTCATCCTGCGGAAGCGCGAGTGA